A region of Pasteurellaceae bacterium Orientalotternb1 DNA encodes the following proteins:
- a CDS encoding methionine ABC transporter permease translates to MWTDFLNELTPKMWELVAMSTLETLYMGFVATLLAVVIGLPIGFVAFLTGKGEILEHKGLHQVLDVIINIGRSVPFIILLVVLLPFTRLIVGTTLGTTAAIVPLSVSAIPFFARLTANALLEIPSGLTEAAKSMGANNWQVVTKFYLPESLPILINGITLTLVALIGYSAMAGAVGGGGLGNLAISYGEHRNMVYVKWIATIIIVAIVMVSQKIGDNLAKKYDHR, encoded by the coding sequence ATGTGGACTGATTTTTTAAACGAACTTACCCCCAAAATGTGGGAATTGGTTGCAATGTCCACGTTAGAAACGCTTTATATGGGCTTTGTCGCCACCTTATTAGCCGTGGTGATTGGTTTGCCGATCGGCTTTGTGGCATTTTTAACTGGCAAAGGTGAAATCCTTGAACACAAAGGCTTACACCAAGTGCTTGATGTGATTATCAATATCGGGCGTTCTGTGCCATTTATCATTTTGCTTGTGGTTTTGCTACCATTTACCCGTTTAATCGTCGGTACAACCCTCGGTACAACGGCTGCAATCGTGCCGTTGAGCGTATCCGCTATTCCATTCTTTGCTCGTTTAACTGCCAACGCCTTGCTTGAAATTCCAAGCGGCCTAACCGAAGCGGCAAAATCAATGGGAGCAAACAACTGGCAAGTAGTTACGAAATTTTATCTACCTGAATCGCTACCGATTTTAATTAACGGCATTACGCTCACCTTGGTGGCTCTGATCGGCTACTCTGCAATGGCGGGGGCTGTTGGCGGCGGTGGCTTGGGTAACTTAGCGATCAGCTACGGCGAACATCGTAATATGGTCTATGTAAAATGGATCGCCACCATTATTATCGTGGCTATCGTGATGGTCAGCCAAAAAATTGGCGATAACTTAGCGAAGAAATACGATCATCGTTAA
- the metQ gene encoding DL-methionine transporter substrate-binding subunit, with protein sequence MNFKKLLGTLLVSTLALTGCKEEKKAEAVPAQPLKIGVMTGPEAQMTEVAVKIAKEKYGLDVQLVQFTEYTQPNAALHAKDLDANAFQTVPYLEQESKDRGYKMAIIGNTFIWPIAGYSKKIKTLDELKDGAIVSIPNNPSNTGRALLLLQANGVLKLKDPTNLFSTENDIVENPKNIQIKQIDTALLTRSLDDVDLSIINNTYAGQAGLSPEKDGVIVESKESPYVNLVVSREDNKDDPRLQTFVKAFQTDEVYQEALKLFNNGVVKGW encoded by the coding sequence ATGAACTTCAAAAAATTACTTGGAACGCTTTTAGTTTCAACCCTTGCACTCACTGGCTGTAAAGAAGAGAAAAAAGCCGAAGCAGTACCAGCTCAACCGTTAAAAATCGGTGTAATGACAGGTCCTGAAGCCCAAATGACTGAAGTAGCGGTAAAAATCGCCAAAGAAAAATATGGTTTGGACGTGCAATTAGTACAATTTACCGAATATACCCAGCCGAATGCAGCATTGCACGCAAAAGATTTGGACGCAAATGCTTTCCAAACCGTGCCATATTTAGAGCAAGAGAGTAAAGATCGTGGCTATAAAATGGCGATCATCGGCAATACGTTCATTTGGCCAATTGCGGGGTATTCTAAGAAAATCAAAACGTTAGATGAATTAAAAGACGGTGCAATTGTGTCAATTCCAAATAACCCAAGTAACACTGGTCGTGCGTTGTTATTATTGCAAGCAAATGGCGTACTCAAACTAAAAGATCCAACAAACTTGTTTTCGACTGAAAACGACATCGTGGAAAACCCGAAAAATATCCAAATCAAACAAATTGATACGGCATTATTAACCCGTTCATTAGACGATGTAGATCTCTCAATCATCAATAACACCTACGCAGGTCAAGCAGGTTTAAGCCCTGAAAAAGATGGCGTGATTGTGGAGTCAAAAGAATCACCGTATGTGAACTTAGTGGTAAGCCGTGAAGACAACAAAGACGACCCTCGTTTACAAACTTTCGTCAAAGCCTTCCAAACAGACGAAGTGTATCAAGAAGCGTTAAAATTATTTAACAACGGCGTGGTGAAAGGTTGGTAA
- a CDS encoding anhydro-N-acetylmuramic acid kinase has protein sequence MKTEIRQHLNDLQIAMRLHSLWEETPPSAEALASDEPFCVSTLSPTQWLQWIFIPRMNALLDADAEIPRNFAITPYLEEAVQNETHLEALHLPLLKLERLLKAD, from the coding sequence ATGAAAACTGAAATTCGTCAACACTTAAACGATCTACAAATTGCAATGCGACTACATTCTCTTTGGGAAGAAACGCCACCGTCGGCTGAAGCCTTAGCGAGTGATGAGCCGTTTTGCGTTAGCACCTTGTCGCCAACCCAATGGCTGCAATGGATTTTTATCCCTCGAATGAATGCGTTGCTTGATGCTGATGCAGAAATTCCCCGCAATTTTGCGATTACCCCTTACTTAGAAGAAGCGGTGCAAAACGAAACGCACTTAGAAGCCCTACATTTGCCGCTATTGAAGCTTGAAAGATTGTTGAAAGCGGACTAA
- the metQ gene encoding DL-methionine transporter substrate-binding subunit has product MLNKFLKTALVSALAFSGTAFAKDKITVGVMSGPEHVVAEVAAKIAKEKYDVDVEFVLFNDYALPNTATSKGDLDANAFQHKPYLDKDSTTKKLDNLVIVGNTFVYPLAGYSKRIKSINELKNGAVVAVPNDPSNLARALILLEKQGLIKLKDNTNLFSTSLDIVKNPKNLKIQEVDTSVAAKALDDVDLAVVNNTYAGQVGLNTTDHGVFVESKDSPYVNIIVARTNNKDSDAVKNFVKAYQTEEVFQEAQKHFKDGVVKGW; this is encoded by the coding sequence ATGTTAAACAAATTCTTAAAAACCGCGTTAGTTTCCGCTTTAGCCTTCAGTGGCACAGCATTTGCCAAAGACAAAATCACTGTTGGCGTGATGTCTGGTCCTGAACACGTTGTGGCAGAAGTCGCAGCGAAAATCGCCAAAGAAAAATACGATGTAGATGTCGAATTTGTGCTTTTCAACGACTATGCGTTGCCAAATACGGCGACTAGCAAAGGCGATTTAGATGCCAACGCTTTCCAACACAAACCGTATTTAGACAAAGATTCAACTACCAAAAAGTTGGATAACTTAGTGATTGTTGGCAATACTTTTGTTTATCCGCTTGCGGGCTATTCGAAAAGAATCAAATCAATCAATGAGTTAAAAAATGGTGCGGTCGTTGCTGTGCCAAATGATCCAAGCAACTTAGCTCGTGCCTTAATTTTGCTTGAAAAACAAGGCTTAATTAAACTCAAAGACAACACCAACTTATTCTCAACTTCTCTCGATATCGTAAAAAATCCGAAAAACTTGAAAATTCAAGAAGTGGATACCTCTGTGGCAGCGAAAGCATTAGATGACGTGGATTTAGCAGTGGTGAATAACACTTACGCAGGTCAAGTGGGCTTAAATACCACCGATCACGGCGTATTTGTTGAAAGCAAAGATTCACCGTATGTGAACATTATCGTTGCTCGTACTAACAATAAAGACAGCGATGCGGTGAAAAACTTCGTGAAAGCCTACCAAACAGAGGAAGTATTCCAAGAAGCTCAAAAACACTTCAAAGATGGCGTGGTGAAAGGCTGGTAG
- a CDS encoding D-methionine ABC transporter, ATP-binding protein, with product MIELKQISKQFEVKGQKITALENVNLEVPKGTIYGVIGSSGAGKSTLIRCVNLLERPTMGQVIVDGQDLTAMSEKELILARRNIAMIFQHFNLLSSRTVFDNVALPLELSHTDKNTIQKKVSELLELVGLADKRDVYPSNLSGGQKQRVAIARALASDPHVLLCDEATSALDPATTQSILQLLKEINQRLGLTILLITHEMDVVKRICDRVAVIDRGRLVESGSVSEIFSNPKTELAQRFIQSTFHFELPAEYTEQLSPTPTPNGKPIIKFEFTGRSVDAPLLSHASKKFGIDFSILMSQIDYAGGVKFGFVIAEVEGEADKINEAKFYLIDNNVKVEVLGYVD from the coding sequence ATGATTGAGCTGAAACAGATCAGCAAGCAGTTTGAGGTCAAAGGACAAAAAATTACGGCACTGGAGAATGTGAACCTTGAGGTGCCAAAAGGCACAATTTACGGGGTGATCGGCTCATCGGGTGCAGGCAAAAGTACCTTGATCCGCTGCGTGAATTTGCTTGAACGCCCAACAATGGGGCAAGTGATTGTCGATGGACAAGATTTAACCGCAATGTCAGAGAAAGAGCTGATTTTAGCTCGTCGCAACATTGCGATGATTTTCCAACATTTTAATTTGCTTTCTTCCCGCACGGTGTTTGACAACGTGGCATTACCGTTGGAATTAAGCCATACCGATAAAAATACGATTCAGAAAAAAGTCAGCGAGTTGCTCGAATTAGTCGGTTTAGCGGACAAACGTGATGTGTATCCAAGCAATCTATCAGGCGGTCAGAAACAGCGTGTTGCGATTGCTCGTGCGTTGGCAAGCGATCCGCACGTTTTATTATGCGATGAAGCAACTAGTGCTCTCGATCCTGCGACCACGCAGTCGATCCTGCAATTACTTAAAGAGATCAACCAACGTTTAGGGCTAACGATCTTATTGATCACGCACGAAATGGACGTAGTAAAACGCATTTGTGATCGTGTGGCGGTGATTGACCGAGGTCGTTTAGTTGAAAGCGGTTCGGTTAGCGAGATTTTCTCTAATCCAAAAACGGAACTGGCACAACGCTTTATTCAATCGACTTTCCATTTTGAATTACCCGCAGAATACACCGAGCAGCTTTCGCCAACCCCAACACCAAATGGTAAACCGATTATTAAATTTGAGTTTACAGGGCGTTCTGTAGATGCCCCGCTTCTCTCACACGCTTCCAAAAAATTCGGCATTGATTTCAGTATTTTAATGTCGCAAATCGACTATGCTGGTGGTGTGAAATTTGGTTTTGTCATCGCCGAAGTGGAAGGTGAAGCAGACAAAATCAACGAAGCAAAATTCTATTTAATTGATAATAATGTGAAAGTTGAGGTGTTAGGCTATGTGGACTGA
- a CDS encoding tRNA pseudouridine(65) synthase TruC, whose product MVLDILYQDDELVAINKPAGMLVHRSWLDKHETVFAMQTLRDQLGQHVFPIHRLDRPTSGVLLFALNNEMARMMSQQFEQHQIEKSYLAVVRGYLLGEDRIDYPLKVQLDKIADKFSQEKEAQQAITNYRSLATVEMPYPAGKFATARYSLVQLFPKTGRKHQLRRHLKHLFHPIIGDTNYGDLHQNRALTANTGCDRLFLHSNQLQFTHPKTLQKISIKAPLDAQWQQLFSQFNWNFPQFN is encoded by the coding sequence ATGGTATTGGATATTTTGTATCAAGACGATGAATTGGTGGCAATCAACAAACCTGCGGGAATGCTGGTGCATCGCAGTTGGCTCGATAAGCACGAAACCGTGTTTGCAATGCAAACCTTGCGCGATCAGCTAGGGCAGCACGTTTTCCCCATTCATCGCCTCGACCGCCCAACTTCTGGCGTGTTGCTGTTTGCCTTGAACAACGAAATGGCTCGTATGATGAGCCAACAATTTGAACAGCATCAGATCGAAAAAAGTTATTTGGCAGTGGTGCGGGGTTATTTGTTGGGGGAAGATCGGATCGATTACCCGTTGAAAGTACAGTTAGATAAAATCGCCGACAAATTTTCGCAAGAAAAAGAAGCACAGCAAGCAATAACCAATTATCGCTCATTAGCAACAGTCGAAATGCCGTATCCCGCAGGCAAATTTGCGACTGCCCGCTATTCGTTGGTGCAGCTCTTTCCCAAAACGGGACGCAAGCACCAACTTCGCCGCCATCTCAAACATCTATTTCACCCCATTATCGGCGATACCAATTATGGTGATTTGCATCAAAATCGGGCTTTGACTGCAAATACGGGGTGCGATCGGTTGTTTTTACACTCAAACCAATTACAATTCACTCACCCAAAAACCTTGCAAAAAATTAGCATAAAGGCCCCGCTGGATGCCCAATGGCAGCAACTTTTTTCGCAATTTAACTGGAATTTTCCACAATTTAATTAG